The nucleotide window CCATATATCTTTAATACAACTATGGATATAAATATTTCGTAATTTATTGACGTTTAATATATATTTTATACGAAAAATATAAAATAAAAACTAACTTCTATTTTAATAGACATATTATTTAAAGAATAGTTATTGATAACTATATAATTAGTGTACAGATTTTCTTAAGTGATTTTGATCTGAAAACCAGGCTGTGTTTCTATTTTTCTCATTCATAAAACTGACATTTTAAGATTACTTTGGAATAGGTTAAGTATGGTGAGAAATAGGAAAATATAAAAGACTGTTCTTATTTAATTAAATCATGAAAAATATATTTGAGCCTCTTACACTACGATCCATTAAATCTATGAACAGAATAATGATGTCTCCCATGTGTCAGTATTGCGCATCAGATGGTAAGCCAAATACATGGCACCTGGTCAACTATGGCTCCAGAGCTGTAGGAAAAGTAGGGATAATAATGGTTGAAGCAACGGCTGTTGAGCCTGAAGGAAGAATCACGCCCTATGATCTCGGACTTTATATTGAAGATCTGGAAATGTATAAAGATATCACCAGTTTTATAAAATCAAATGGTTCTGTCCCAGGCATACAGCTTGCCCACGCAGGAAGAAAGGCAAGTACCAAAGCACCCTGGGACAATGAAGATCCCATATTTCCAGCCGATGGTGGATGGATTCCGGTGGCGCCAAGTGCTATTGCTTTTTCAGAATCCTCACCAGTTCCAACCGAGCTTTCTCCAAAGGAGATTGAGAAAATTGAAAATAGTTTTGCCAATGCAGCCTATAAAGCATATAAGGCAGGCTTTGAGATTATTGAAATCCATGCTGCACATGGATATCTTGCCCATCAGTTTTTGTCACCTGTTTCAAACCATAGGACTGACAAATATGGTGGCTCTTTCGAAAACAGAATTCGATTCTTGATTGAAGTTGTAGATCACATACGTAAAAAATGGCCAGATAACTTGCCACTATTTGTCAGGTTATCTGCCACAGACTGGATTGGATCTAAGGGCTGGACTCTTTCAGAGTCTCTTAAACTTGCAAAAATATTGAAAGAGCACAATGTTGATGTTATAGATGTATCCACAGGAGGCATTTTGCCGAATATATATATCCCAGCAAAACCATCTTATCAGGTTCCTTTTTCAAGAGAGATCAAAAAAACAGGCATGAAAACTGCTGCTGTGGGAATAATATACGATCCTGTTCAGGCAGAACAGATATTAGAGCGCGGAGAAGCGGACATAATAGCGATGGGAAGAGAATTGTTAAGAGATCCATACTGGCCATTGCATGCTGCAAAAACACTGAAAGAGGATATCAGATGGCCTTTACAGTACCAGAGAGCAAAACGCTGATACATATGCTTCGATTAAAAAAGAAAGGATTATAAACACCAATTAATTTATCCTAACCCGATTTAAAGGTGTAATAATGAAAAGGAGTTCAAGAGTTTGGAAAAAAAGACATAATATGCGATGGAAATGGCGAAAGAAAAAGATGAGAAGATTGATGCGTCAAA belongs to Thermoplasmata archaeon and includes:
- a CDS encoding NADH:flavin oxidoreductase/NADH oxidase, with protein sequence MKNIFEPLTLRSIKSMNRIMMSPMCQYCASDGKPNTWHLVNYGSRAVGKVGIIMVEATAVEPEGRITPYDLGLYIEDLEMYKDITSFIKSNGSVPGIQLAHAGRKASTKAPWDNEDPIFPADGGWIPVAPSAIAFSESSPVPTELSPKEIEKIENSFANAAYKAYKAGFEIIEIHAAHGYLAHQFLSPVSNHRTDKYGGSFENRIRFLIEVVDHIRKKWPDNLPLFVRLSATDWIGSKGWTLSESLKLAKILKEHNVDVIDVSTGGILPNIYIPAKPSYQVPFSREIKKTGMKTAAVGIIYDPVQAEQILERGEADIIAMGRELLRDPYWPLHAAKTLKEDIRWPLQYQRAKR